The proteins below come from a single Mya arenaria isolate MELC-2E11 chromosome 6, ASM2691426v1 genomic window:
- the LOC128237316 gene encoding uncharacterized protein LOC128237316 isoform X1, producing MNEANMAGLFNTVFAFLHYYFDYSKGIWPLSWLGRLRVLPITDEGMSNVVDIIHRMYPHGGEPAFPTEQLCAEISKLNFRENILSIKDDMYGLNLLQHSIIVNNINLVELVASKTSSFFEIGCNAPIHMAAALGHRDIIQCLVKKRPFDLYKKAGICYPDLHEPVSNYRKMGFMFKDVYRCEEEKMLPIEWAIVGDYLECVKWIFERMEIMGGRRFSLSKCLHFSAQRGAALCLEFFIKQSPKDVDHVSKSGDVPLLEAVVWGRKCARVLIENGADVNKVARNGDTALHRLYRNDIDGIFAIYDTTKYLLTTGIEQLVNTINHRGETALHLLVTHVSYIGGNYYHPEKRSLPRWQIQPDYQEQVIQTLKLLLSFNADPHIYDALHLQPLNKLLHVTRKASSRNDTFECVQGCINSKYIYRNDFGTLAKAISVLIENGAGVNTQCSVGHTPLILLVQTLINTDVVYLVQASDDIIEAVVLLLKNEARCNFISEDQKTCCSLLAELAKKILLNGSEWRHFVQPDSNLGKLYQHQYAELVNKMLITFLEHGLNPNYTTTKKSPHLCGGSGNGLIEFVRITILARNSDDFEMVFMWLRTLLQWGADPDIEPYPSDPIICHSQSSIFLKKQGTQAVSQYIHEIRELHTIFENGHAEKLLLLFYNSMDHKVLYESLMTACFMARVHPPGATGQKFIAILNEMAEQPRTLQQMARVAIYKAVGRRLQPSVPQLPLPNVMKKYLLDIE from the coding sequence aatgaGGCAAACATGGCTGGACTTTTCAACACTGTATTCGCATTTCTGCACTATTACTTTGACTACTCCAAAGGGATTTGGCCCCTGTCATGGTTGGGAAGGTTGAGAGTTCTGCCTATCACAGATGAAGGCATGTCAAATGTGGTTGACATTATTCATCGCATGTATCCACATGGTGGTGAGCCTGCCTTTCCAACAGAACAGTTGTGTGCTGAAATTAGCAAACTTAACTTCCGAGAGAACATTCTTAGTATCAAAGATGACATGTATGGTTTAAACCTACTTCAGCATTCtattattgtcaataatatCAACCTTGTAGAACTTGTTGCAAGCAAAACTTCTAGCTTCTTTGAAATAGGATGCAATGCCCCAATTCATATGGCAGCCGCACTAGGACATAGGGACATTATACAGTGTTTAGTTAAGAAAAGACCATTTGATTTGTACAAGAAAGCTGGCATATGTTACCCTGACCTGCATGAACCAGTCTCCAACTACAGGAAAATGGGGTTCATGTTCAAAGATGTATATCGGTGTGAAGAAGAGAAGATGCTGCCAATAGAATGGGCCATTGTTGGAGACTATCTTGAATGTGTTAAATGGATTTTCGAGCGAATGGAAATCATGGGAGGTAGAAGGTTTAGTCTTTCCAAATGTTTACACTTCTCTGCTCAAAGGGGTGCAGCTTTATGTCTGGAATTTTTCATTAAGCAAAGTCCCAAGGATGTAGATCATGTTAGCAAGAGTGGCGATGTTCCATTACTTGAAGCAGTGGTTTGGGGAAGGAAATGTGCAAGAGTATTGATTGAAAATGGTGCTGATGTCAACAAAGTAGCTAGAAATGGAGATACCGCTCTTCACCGTCTGTATAGAAACGATATTGATGGCATATTTGCAATTTACGATACCACAAAATATCTACTAACTACCGGTATTGAACAGCTTGTCAACACCATTAACCATCGTGGCGAAACAGCTTTACATCTTTTGGTAACCCATGTGTCATATATTGGCGGAAACTATTATCACCCTGAAAAGCGCAGTTTGCCCCGCTGGCAGATACAACCTGACTATCAGGAGCAGGTTATCCAAACCCTGAAGCTACTGCTTAGTTTTAATGCAGACCCACACATATACGACGCCTTGCATCTCCAACCACTCAACAAGTTGCTGCATGTAACAAGAAAGGCAAGTTCACGCAATGATACTTTTGAATGTGTTCAGGGGTGCATCAATTCCAAATACATTTACCGAAATGACTTCGGCACTCTTGCCAAAGCAATAAGTGTTCTCATTGAAAATGGTGCTGGGGTCAATACTCAGTGTTCTGTTGGCCATACTCCTTTGATTTTACTGGTTCAGACACTTATCAACACGGATGTTGTTTACCTTGTTCAAGCTAGTGATGATATCATAGAAGCTGTGGTATTACTGCTGAAAAATGAGGCTAGGTGCAATTTCATTTCTGAAGATCAGAAAACATGTTGCTCGCTATTGGCCGAgttagcaaaaaaaatattgctgaaCGGATCTGAATGGAGACACTTTGTTCAGCCAGACTCAAATCTAGGAAAGCTTTATCAACACCAATATGCTGAGCTAGTCAATAAAATGCTGATTACATTTCTAGAGCATGGACTCAATCCAAACTACACAACAACCAAGAAAAGCCCCCATCTCTGTGGTGGAAGTGGAAATGGTTTGATTGAATTTGTTCGTATCACAATCCTCGCCCGAAACAGCGACGATTTTGAGATGGTATTTATGTGGCTTCGAACACTGCTACAGTGGGGGGCAGACCCAGATATTGAGCCATATCCGTCAGATCCAATCATCTGCCATTCGCAAAGCTCTATCTTCCTGAAGAAACAAGGTACACAGGCTGTCAGCCAATACATCCATGAGATCAGAGAACTACACACAATTTTCGAGAATGGCCATGCAGAAAAGCTGTTGCTCCTGTTCTATAATTCAATGGACCACAAAGTGTTATATGAAAGTCTAATGACTGCATGTTTTATGGCTCGTGTTCATCCACCAGGTGCCACCGGTCAGAAATTTATTGCAATTCTAAATGAGATGGCAGAGCAGCCACGAACCCTCCAACAGATGGCACGAGTTGCCATCTACAAGGCTGTGGGCCGCAGGTTGCAACCTAGTGTGCCCCAGTTGCCTTTGCccaatgtgatgaaaaaatatctGCTCGATATAGAATAA
- the LOC128237316 gene encoding uncharacterized protein LOC128237316 isoform X2 — protein sequence MAGLFNTVFAFLHYYFDYSKGIWPLSWLGRLRVLPITDEGMSNVVDIIHRMYPHGGEPAFPTEQLCAEISKLNFRENILSIKDDMYGLNLLQHSIIVNNINLVELVASKTSSFFEIGCNAPIHMAAALGHRDIIQCLVKKRPFDLYKKAGICYPDLHEPVSNYRKMGFMFKDVYRCEEEKMLPIEWAIVGDYLECVKWIFERMEIMGGRRFSLSKCLHFSAQRGAALCLEFFIKQSPKDVDHVSKSGDVPLLEAVVWGRKCARVLIENGADVNKVARNGDTALHRLYRNDIDGIFAIYDTTKYLLTTGIEQLVNTINHRGETALHLLVTHVSYIGGNYYHPEKRSLPRWQIQPDYQEQVIQTLKLLLSFNADPHIYDALHLQPLNKLLHVTRKASSRNDTFECVQGCINSKYIYRNDFGTLAKAISVLIENGAGVNTQCSVGHTPLILLVQTLINTDVVYLVQASDDIIEAVVLLLKNEARCNFISEDQKTCCSLLAELAKKILLNGSEWRHFVQPDSNLGKLYQHQYAELVNKMLITFLEHGLNPNYTTTKKSPHLCGGSGNGLIEFVRITILARNSDDFEMVFMWLRTLLQWGADPDIEPYPSDPIICHSQSSIFLKKQGTQAVSQYIHEIRELHTIFENGHAEKLLLLFYNSMDHKVLYESLMTACFMARVHPPGATGQKFIAILNEMAEQPRTLQQMARVAIYKAVGRRLQPSVPQLPLPNVMKKYLLDIE from the coding sequence ATGGCTGGACTTTTCAACACTGTATTCGCATTTCTGCACTATTACTTTGACTACTCCAAAGGGATTTGGCCCCTGTCATGGTTGGGAAGGTTGAGAGTTCTGCCTATCACAGATGAAGGCATGTCAAATGTGGTTGACATTATTCATCGCATGTATCCACATGGTGGTGAGCCTGCCTTTCCAACAGAACAGTTGTGTGCTGAAATTAGCAAACTTAACTTCCGAGAGAACATTCTTAGTATCAAAGATGACATGTATGGTTTAAACCTACTTCAGCATTCtattattgtcaataatatCAACCTTGTAGAACTTGTTGCAAGCAAAACTTCTAGCTTCTTTGAAATAGGATGCAATGCCCCAATTCATATGGCAGCCGCACTAGGACATAGGGACATTATACAGTGTTTAGTTAAGAAAAGACCATTTGATTTGTACAAGAAAGCTGGCATATGTTACCCTGACCTGCATGAACCAGTCTCCAACTACAGGAAAATGGGGTTCATGTTCAAAGATGTATATCGGTGTGAAGAAGAGAAGATGCTGCCAATAGAATGGGCCATTGTTGGAGACTATCTTGAATGTGTTAAATGGATTTTCGAGCGAATGGAAATCATGGGAGGTAGAAGGTTTAGTCTTTCCAAATGTTTACACTTCTCTGCTCAAAGGGGTGCAGCTTTATGTCTGGAATTTTTCATTAAGCAAAGTCCCAAGGATGTAGATCATGTTAGCAAGAGTGGCGATGTTCCATTACTTGAAGCAGTGGTTTGGGGAAGGAAATGTGCAAGAGTATTGATTGAAAATGGTGCTGATGTCAACAAAGTAGCTAGAAATGGAGATACCGCTCTTCACCGTCTGTATAGAAACGATATTGATGGCATATTTGCAATTTACGATACCACAAAATATCTACTAACTACCGGTATTGAACAGCTTGTCAACACCATTAACCATCGTGGCGAAACAGCTTTACATCTTTTGGTAACCCATGTGTCATATATTGGCGGAAACTATTATCACCCTGAAAAGCGCAGTTTGCCCCGCTGGCAGATACAACCTGACTATCAGGAGCAGGTTATCCAAACCCTGAAGCTACTGCTTAGTTTTAATGCAGACCCACACATATACGACGCCTTGCATCTCCAACCACTCAACAAGTTGCTGCATGTAACAAGAAAGGCAAGTTCACGCAATGATACTTTTGAATGTGTTCAGGGGTGCATCAATTCCAAATACATTTACCGAAATGACTTCGGCACTCTTGCCAAAGCAATAAGTGTTCTCATTGAAAATGGTGCTGGGGTCAATACTCAGTGTTCTGTTGGCCATACTCCTTTGATTTTACTGGTTCAGACACTTATCAACACGGATGTTGTTTACCTTGTTCAAGCTAGTGATGATATCATAGAAGCTGTGGTATTACTGCTGAAAAATGAGGCTAGGTGCAATTTCATTTCTGAAGATCAGAAAACATGTTGCTCGCTATTGGCCGAgttagcaaaaaaaatattgctgaaCGGATCTGAATGGAGACACTTTGTTCAGCCAGACTCAAATCTAGGAAAGCTTTATCAACACCAATATGCTGAGCTAGTCAATAAAATGCTGATTACATTTCTAGAGCATGGACTCAATCCAAACTACACAACAACCAAGAAAAGCCCCCATCTCTGTGGTGGAAGTGGAAATGGTTTGATTGAATTTGTTCGTATCACAATCCTCGCCCGAAACAGCGACGATTTTGAGATGGTATTTATGTGGCTTCGAACACTGCTACAGTGGGGGGCAGACCCAGATATTGAGCCATATCCGTCAGATCCAATCATCTGCCATTCGCAAAGCTCTATCTTCCTGAAGAAACAAGGTACACAGGCTGTCAGCCAATACATCCATGAGATCAGAGAACTACACACAATTTTCGAGAATGGCCATGCAGAAAAGCTGTTGCTCCTGTTCTATAATTCAATGGACCACAAAGTGTTATATGAAAGTCTAATGACTGCATGTTTTATGGCTCGTGTTCATCCACCAGGTGCCACCGGTCAGAAATTTATTGCAATTCTAAATGAGATGGCAGAGCAGCCACGAACCCTCCAACAGATGGCACGAGTTGCCATCTACAAGGCTGTGGGCCGCAGGTTGCAACCTAGTGTGCCCCAGTTGCCTTTGCccaatgtgatgaaaaaatatctGCTCGATATAGAATAA